Proteins encoded within one genomic window of Motilibacter aurantiacus:
- a CDS encoding helix-turn-helix transcriptional regulator, protein MTRPTARVLAMLELLQAGGQCTVGDLAARLGVDERTVRRYAEHLADLGVPVQAQRGRYGGYRLSPGYKLPPLMLTDDEAVAVVLGLRAAERAGLATTDHAATASALAKVSRVLPRPLSQRLDSLLSTAHFTTPARASSPAGADTLLDLAWAAQARRTVVIAYTAWGGQESQREVDVYGLVFHSGRWYATGHDHGRDDVRTFRLDRIASVRQGDGSYVVPADFDAAMQVVSGIAAVGWSHEVAVVLRTTLAEAGQRLPPSVGRLSEHLDGVLLETRAEHLDGMACMLAGLGWDFEVITPDVLRDEVLALCDRLRVSAVRGAVAGTTAGPQIP, encoded by the coding sequence GTGACCCGCCCCACCGCACGCGTGCTGGCGATGCTGGAGCTGCTTCAGGCGGGCGGGCAGTGCACGGTCGGCGATCTTGCGGCTCGGCTCGGGGTCGACGAGCGGACTGTCCGGCGCTACGCCGAGCACCTTGCCGACCTCGGGGTTCCGGTCCAGGCGCAGCGGGGCAGGTACGGCGGCTACCGGCTCTCGCCCGGCTACAAGCTGCCGCCACTGATGCTCACCGACGATGAGGCCGTCGCCGTCGTCCTGGGCCTGCGGGCCGCGGAACGCGCGGGGCTCGCCACCACCGACCACGCGGCGACGGCGAGCGCGCTGGCCAAGGTGTCGCGTGTGCTGCCGCGGCCCCTGAGTCAGCGGCTCGACAGCCTGCTGTCGACCGCGCACTTCACGACCCCGGCGCGCGCCAGCTCTCCCGCCGGCGCCGACACGCTGCTCGATCTCGCCTGGGCAGCGCAAGCGCGGCGCACCGTCGTGATCGCCTACACCGCCTGGGGCGGGCAGGAGTCGCAGCGGGAGGTCGACGTCTACGGCCTGGTCTTCCACTCCGGTCGGTGGTACGCCACCGGACACGATCACGGCCGTGACGATGTGCGGACGTTCCGTTTGGACCGAATCGCTTCAGTCAGGCAGGGCGACGGCTCCTACGTCGTGCCAGCCGACTTCGACGCGGCGATGCAGGTCGTGTCCGGCATCGCGGCGGTCGGGTGGTCGCACGAGGTCGCCGTCGTGCTGCGGACCACCCTCGCGGAAGCGGGCCAGCGACTGCCTCCGAGCGTGGGACGGCTGAGCGAGCACCTCGACGGCGTGCTCCTCGAGACGCGCGCCGAGCACCTTGACGGCATGGCCTGCATGCTGGCGGGGCTTGGCTGGGACTTCGAGGTGATCACCCCCGACGTCCTGCGCGACGAGGTCCTCGCCCTATGCGACCGCCTCCGGGTCAGCGCGGTGCGTGGCGCCGTCGCCGGCACCACGGCTGGTCCGCAGATTCCGTGA
- a CDS encoding alpha/beta fold hydrolase, with the protein MARTAIPSANTGRKLSTNHPSVEVMKTTTYVLVPGFWLGASVWRHVADSLSARGHVVHAVDLPGMGKRAHLASPETDLTTHIDDVVHLLEQHDLHDVVLVGHSYGALVTTGAADRVPERVARLVYIDSGPLPDGMAQADFEGPDARAANQDLVMTLGEGWKLPPPPWAVLAAEASEVDDDAVAALVEGSQPQPWRTATQPVALTGAWERLPRTGVLCSFSLQQVRQMAPSVPMFAHMVDGDWTYIELPTWHWPMVSRPVELAKVLQSVSC; encoded by the coding sequence TTGGCGAGGACGGCGATACCCAGCGCCAATACCGGGCGGAAACTGTCCACAAACCACCCTAGCGTCGAGGTCATGAAAACCACCACCTACGTCCTCGTCCCCGGCTTCTGGCTCGGCGCCTCGGTCTGGCGCCACGTCGCAGACTCGCTGAGCGCACGCGGCCACGTCGTACACGCCGTCGACCTCCCCGGCATGGGCAAGCGCGCACACCTCGCCTCGCCGGAGACCGACCTGACGACCCACATCGACGACGTCGTGCACCTGCTCGAGCAGCACGACTTGCACGACGTCGTGCTCGTCGGCCACAGCTACGGCGCCCTCGTGACGACGGGTGCGGCAGACCGCGTGCCTGAGCGTGTGGCCCGCCTGGTCTACATCGATTCGGGTCCCCTGCCGGACGGCATGGCGCAGGCCGACTTCGAGGGACCCGACGCGCGGGCGGCCAACCAGGATCTCGTCATGACACTCGGCGAGGGCTGGAAGCTCCCACCGCCGCCCTGGGCCGTGCTCGCCGCCGAGGCGTCCGAGGTCGACGACGATGCCGTGGCCGCGCTGGTCGAAGGCTCGCAGCCGCAGCCCTGGCGCACCGCCACCCAGCCGGTCGCACTCACCGGCGCCTGGGAGCGCCTGCCGCGGACGGGCGTGCTGTGCAGCTTCAGCCTCCAGCAAGTGCGGCAGATGGCGCCCTCCGTGCCGATGTTCGCGCACATGGTCGACGGCGACTGGACGTACATCGAGCTGCCGACGTGGCACTGGCCAATGGTGAGCCGACCGGTGGAACTCGCCAAGGTGCTGCAGTCGGTCAGCTGCTAG